From a single Collimonas pratensis genomic region:
- a CDS encoding DUF962 domain-containing protein: MPTVMKYQTFAEFYPSYLSQHSNRTCRQLHFVGSTLALACVVMLIFTGKLYWLPLALLSGYGFAWVGHFAFEKNRPATFSQPLYSFLGDWVMYWQMLSGRVSFY; the protein is encoded by the coding sequence ATGCCTACCGTAATGAAATATCAGACTTTCGCCGAGTTCTATCCCAGCTATCTCAGCCAGCATAGCAACCGTACCTGTCGCCAGCTGCATTTCGTCGGCTCCACGCTGGCGCTGGCTTGCGTGGTCATGCTGATATTTACCGGCAAGCTGTACTGGCTGCCGTTAGCGCTGCTGTCCGGCTACGGCTTTGCCTGGGTCGGCCATTTCGCGTTTGAAAAGAACCGCCCGGCGACCTTCTCGCAGCCTCTGTATTCATTCCTGGGCGACTGGGTGATGTATTGGCAGATGCTCAGCGGCCGAGTGTCTTTTTATTAA
- a CDS encoding CBS domain-containing protein, which yields MKVSEILKVKGNILYTVTPETPLIEAVNTMAEKDIGSLVVMEFGTLIGMLTFREVLNAIHQNGGAVGSNTVRKHMDDSPITVTPDTEVNEVRRIMLERHARYVPIMDARTLLGVMSFYDVAKAVLDAQGFENKMLKAYIRDWPASAEE from the coding sequence ATGAAAGTATCTGAGATTCTCAAAGTCAAAGGCAATATCCTTTACACCGTGACGCCGGAAACACCGCTGATCGAGGCCGTCAACACGATGGCGGAAAAGGATATCGGTTCGCTGGTGGTGATGGAGTTCGGTACGCTGATCGGCATGCTGACCTTCCGCGAAGTGCTCAACGCGATTCACCAGAACGGCGGCGCGGTCGGCAGCAACACGGTGCGCAAGCACATGGACGACAGCCCGATCACCGTCACGCCGGACACTGAAGTCAACGAAGTGCGCCGCATCATGCTGGAACGTCATGCCCGCTATGTGCCGATCATGGATGCGCGCACCCTGCTGGGCGTGATGTCGTTCTACGACGTCGCGAAAGCGGTGCTGGACGCCCAGGGTTTTGAAAACAAGATGCTGAAAGCCTATATCCGCGACTGGCCTGCCTCTGCCGAAGAATAG
- a CDS encoding FAD-binding oxidoreductase encodes MNNDAFLAACRDAIGDSHVLTSDADKAGYLTDQRQRYTGQAIAVVKPANTQEVAKLVQLCNQFRIPIVPQGGNTGLVLGSVPDQSGQAIVLSLKRLNQIRAVDPVNHTITAEAGCILQQIQDAATTANRLFPLSLAAEGSCTIGGNLSTNAGGTAVLRYGNSRELCLGLEVVTAQGDILHGLRGLRKDNTGYDLRDLYIGAEGTLGIITAAVLKLFPRPTVQLTALAALQSPAAALHLLTLAQERCGATLTGFELISDLCLQLVGKHFQQLPFPFAQRHPHYVLLELSDSEPAPHASALLEALMSEALEQDICQDAVLASSGAQSRALWQLRESISSAQAKEGKNIKHDISLPISRIAEFIADTDALLQQHYPACRNVTFGHLGDGNLHYNVSPPEGMDAERFIEQQAAINLLVHDNVNRMNGSISAEHGLGALKREEILRYKSPVEIALMKTIKQALDPLNLMNPGKVI; translated from the coding sequence ATGAACAACGACGCTTTTCTTGCTGCCTGCCGTGACGCTATCGGCGACTCCCATGTGCTCACGAGCGACGCCGACAAGGCCGGCTACCTGACCGACCAGCGCCAACGCTACACCGGCCAGGCCATCGCGGTCGTCAAACCCGCCAACACCCAAGAAGTCGCCAAGCTAGTCCAGCTCTGCAACCAGTTCCGCATCCCCATCGTCCCCCAAGGCGGCAACACCGGCCTGGTGCTAGGCAGCGTCCCCGACCAAAGCGGCCAAGCCATCGTGCTCTCGCTCAAGCGCCTCAACCAGATCCGCGCCGTCGATCCGGTCAACCACACCATCACCGCCGAAGCCGGCTGCATCCTGCAACAGATACAAGACGCCGCCACGACAGCAAACCGCCTGTTCCCCCTCTCGCTCGCAGCCGAAGGCAGCTGCACCATAGGCGGCAACCTCTCCACCAACGCCGGCGGCACCGCCGTCCTACGCTACGGCAACAGCAGAGAACTCTGCCTCGGACTGGAAGTCGTCACCGCCCAAGGCGACATCCTGCACGGCTTGCGCGGACTGAGAAAAGACAACACCGGCTACGACCTGCGCGACCTCTACATCGGCGCCGAAGGCACGCTGGGCATCATCACCGCCGCGGTCCTGAAACTCTTCCCCCGGCCCACAGTCCAGCTGACCGCCCTCGCCGCGCTGCAAAGTCCCGCCGCCGCGCTGCACCTGCTGACGCTGGCGCAAGAACGCTGCGGCGCCACCCTGACCGGCTTTGAACTGATATCCGACCTGTGCCTGCAACTGGTCGGCAAACACTTCCAGCAACTGCCATTCCCCTTCGCCCAGCGCCATCCCCACTACGTGCTGCTGGAACTGTCCGACAGCGAACCCGCCCCCCATGCAAGCGCGCTGCTGGAAGCACTCATGAGTGAAGCGCTGGAACAGGATATCTGCCAGGACGCCGTGCTCGCCAGCTCCGGCGCCCAGTCGCGCGCCCTGTGGCAGCTGCGCGAAAGCATCTCTTCGGCCCAGGCCAAGGAAGGCAAGAACATCAAGCACGATATCTCGTTGCCGATTTCCCGCATCGCCGAATTCATTGCCGACACCGACGCCCTGCTGCAACAGCATTACCCGGCTTGCCGCAATGTCACTTTCGGCCACCTTGGCGACGGCAACCTGCACTACAACGTCTCACCGCCTGAAGGTATGGATGCCGAGCGCTTCATCGAGCAACAGGCCGCCATCAATCTGCTGGTGCATGACAACGTCAACCGCATGAACGGTTCGATCTCGGCCGAACATGGCCTGGGCGCGCTCAAACGCGAAGAAATCCTGCGCTATAAATCGCCGGTGGAAATCGCCCTGATGAAAACCATCAAGCAGGCGCTGGATCCCCTGAACCTGATGAATCCGGGCAAGGTCATTTAA
- a CDS encoding NINE protein translates to MNNIRPDGSVIDTHSKVLGYLLWIFGFTGAHRFYYGKPVTGTIWFFTLGLLGVGWLIDAFLIPSMNRQADLRFTAGPIDYSVAWLLLTFLGFFGVHRMYQGKWITGILYMFTGGLFLLGVLYDFWTLNDQISMKNAQRG, encoded by the coding sequence ATGAATAATATCCGTCCCGACGGTTCCGTGATCGATACCCATAGCAAGGTGCTGGGTTATCTGCTGTGGATTTTCGGCTTTACAGGTGCTCACCGTTTTTACTACGGCAAGCCGGTCACCGGCACCATCTGGTTCTTTACGCTCGGTTTGCTGGGAGTTGGCTGGCTGATCGATGCGTTCCTGATCCCCAGCATGAATCGCCAGGCCGACCTGCGCTTTACCGCCGGCCCCATCGATTACAGCGTTGCCTGGCTGCTGCTGACCTTTCTCGGTTTTTTCGGCGTGCACCGCATGTACCAAGGCAAGTGGATCACCGGCATCCTGTATATGTTTACCGGCGGGCTGTTCCTGCTGGGCGTGCTGTACGATTTCTGGACCCTCAACGACCAGATATCGATGAAGAATGCGCAGCGCGGGTAG
- a CDS encoding O-acetylhomoserine aminocarboxypropyltransferase, translated as MSSPHYPGFDTMSLHAGSVPDPATGARATPIYLTSAFVFKDSDHAASLFNMERAGHVYSRISNPTNAVLEERIAALEGGVAGIAVASGQAAMHLGLATIAGAGSHVVASRALYGGSHNLLSYTMKRFGIETTFVDPSDIDAWRAAIRPNTKVLFGETLGNPGLDVLDIPRIAALAHEHYLPLMVDATFTTPYLLRPFDHGADLVFHSATKFLCGHGTAVGGLLVDGGTFDWQQAYDKSGRFGELCEPYEGFHGMVFSEESTVAPFSLRARREGLRDFGAVMSPHNAFAILQGIETLALRMEKHVANTRKVVEFLAAHAAVESVAYPELPSHPGHELSKTLLPKGCGAVFSFNLKGDRAAGRRMVESLKIFSHLANVGDAKSLVIHPASTTHFRVPSEQLAAAGISEGTLRLSIGLENVEDLIEDLAFGLKMSQRKEK; from the coding sequence ATGAGCAGCCCCCATTATCCCGGCTTCGACACCATGTCGCTGCATGCCGGCAGCGTGCCCGACCCTGCCACCGGCGCGCGCGCCACGCCGATCTACCTGACTTCGGCCTTTGTTTTCAAGGATTCCGACCACGCTGCCTCGCTGTTCAACATGGAACGCGCCGGCCACGTTTATTCGCGCATTTCCAATCCCACCAACGCGGTGCTGGAAGAACGCATCGCCGCGCTGGAAGGCGGCGTCGCCGGGATTGCCGTGGCTAGCGGCCAGGCCGCCATGCACCTGGGCCTGGCCACCATCGCCGGCGCCGGTTCGCATGTGGTGGCCTCGCGCGCGCTATACGGCGGTTCGCACAACCTGCTGTCCTATACCATGAAGCGCTTCGGCATCGAGACCACCTTTGTCGACCCCAGCGATATCGACGCCTGGCGCGCGGCGATCCGGCCCAACACCAAGGTGCTGTTCGGCGAGACGCTCGGCAATCCGGGGCTGGATGTGCTGGACATCCCGCGCATCGCCGCGCTGGCGCATGAGCATTACCTGCCGCTGATGGTCGATGCGACATTTACCACACCGTACCTGCTGCGCCCTTTCGATCATGGCGCCGACCTGGTGTTCCACTCGGCCACCAAGTTCCTGTGCGGCCACGGCACCGCGGTCGGCGGCTTGCTGGTCGATGGCGGCACGTTCGACTGGCAGCAGGCGTATGACAAAAGCGGCCGCTTCGGCGAACTGTGCGAGCCGTACGAAGGCTTCCACGGCATGGTGTTTTCGGAAGAGTCGACGGTGGCGCCGTTTTCCCTTCGCGCGCGACGCGAAGGCCTGCGCGACTTCGGCGCCGTCATGAGTCCGCACAACGCCTTCGCCATCCTGCAAGGCATAGAAACGCTGGCGCTACGCATGGAAAAACATGTCGCCAATACCCGCAAGGTGGTGGAATTCCTGGCCGCGCATGCGGCGGTGGAATCGGTGGCTTATCCAGAACTGCCTTCGCATCCCGGCCACGAACTCAGCAAGACGCTGCTGCCCAAGGGTTGCGGCGCGGTGTTCTCTTTCAACCTCAAGGGCGATCGTGCGGCCGGCCGCCGCATGGTCGAGTCGCTGAAAATATTTTCGCACCTGGCCAATGTCGGCGACGCCAAATCGCTGGTGATCCATCCGGCTTCGACCACCCATTTCCGGGTGCCGAGCGAGCAGCTGGCTGCCGCCGGCATCAGCGAAGGCACGTTGCGCCTGTCGATCGGGCTGGAGAATGTCGAGGACCTGATCGAAGACCTGGCTTTCGGCTTGAAGATGTCGCAGCGGAAGGAGAAATGA
- the wrbA gene encoding NAD(P)H:quinone oxidoreductase, whose translation MNSSNINVITPILVLYYSRHGSTRKLAELIGQGIDSVPGCEARLRTVPAVSTVTEASAPDIPAEGAPYVELADLQECAGLALGSPTRFGNMAAAMKYFWDGTSTEWLAGTLAGKPACVFTSTGSLHGGQESTLMSMMTPLLHHGMLIMGLPYTLPELMTTASGGSPYGASHWSGMNGSHPISAESRTLAIAQGRRLAATALKLNPAGPR comes from the coding sequence ATGAACTCATCCAACATTAACGTTATTACACCGATCCTGGTTTTGTACTATTCGCGCCATGGCTCGACCCGTAAACTGGCCGAGCTGATCGGCCAGGGAATCGATTCGGTCCCCGGCTGCGAAGCCCGCCTGCGCACCGTGCCTGCGGTATCCACCGTGACCGAAGCCAGCGCTCCCGACATCCCGGCCGAGGGTGCGCCCTATGTCGAACTGGCCGATCTGCAGGAATGCGCCGGCCTGGCGCTCGGTTCGCCCACCCGTTTCGGCAACATGGCTGCCGCCATGAAGTATTTCTGGGACGGCACCAGCACCGAGTGGCTGGCCGGCACCCTGGCCGGCAAGCCGGCTTGCGTGTTCACCTCTACCGGGAGCCTGCATGGCGGCCAGGAATCGACGCTGATGTCGATGATGACGCCCTTGTTGCATCATGGCATGCTGATCATGGGCCTGCCTTACACCTTGCCTGAACTGATGACTACCGCCAGCGGCGGCAGCCCCTATGGCGCCAGCCACTGGTCCGGCATGAACGGCAGCCATCCGATCTCCGCCGAAAGCCGCACCCTGGCCATTGCCCAAGGGCGACGGCTGGCCGCAACCGCATTGAAGCTCAACCCAGCGGGGCCAAGATGA
- a CDS encoding YihY family inner membrane protein produces MTSIKFSRLRGLSWAELRDLFRFAARRLDEERLPQVAGSLTFTTILALVPMLTIALAIFTVFPLFSTFRASLEEYFVHNLMPRGVANTILDYLNQFATKSARLSALGGVALIVTSVLTMSTVDHVFNRIWRVKTQRPWIHRVLVYWAIITLGPLLIGISITVTSYLSAAANGLVVSWVGRWFYTLLSVSLTTGAFTLLYVAVPNQRVDWRDAIWGGLLAGIAFEIAKRVFAAYILKFPTYTMVYGALAALPIFLLWIYMLWMITLMGALLAAALPVVKYERWWHVPSPGSAFVDAMAVLGVLHQARLRGSSAAVDAGQIRRATRLGFDESESLLQQMVEAGWVGRVQTEMPARSQWGRKVRISVDGWILLANAEVLKLADVYRMFVWNPAAGRAIDSGLDQCVESAIEHGLEQTLAAHFRREVLTNPHLDGAALRQF; encoded by the coding sequence ATGACGTCAATAAAATTTTCCAGACTGCGCGGCCTGTCCTGGGCGGAGTTGCGCGATCTGTTTCGCTTCGCCGCGCGCCGCCTGGACGAGGAGCGCCTGCCGCAGGTGGCCGGCAGCCTGACCTTCACCACCATCCTGGCGCTGGTGCCTATGCTGACCATCGCGCTGGCGATTTTTACGGTGTTCCCGCTGTTCAGCACCTTCCGCGCCTCGCTGGAAGAATATTTCGTGCATAACCTGATGCCGCGCGGCGTCGCCAACACCATTCTCGACTACCTCAACCAGTTCGCCACCAAATCGGCGCGCCTGTCGGCGCTGGGCGGGGTGGCGCTGATCGTCACTTCGGTGCTGACCATGTCGACTGTCGACCATGTCTTCAACCGCATCTGGCGCGTCAAGACGCAGCGGCCGTGGATCCACCGGGTACTGGTGTACTGGGCGATCATTACCCTTGGGCCCTTGCTGATCGGCATCTCGATCACCGTCACCTCCTATCTGTCGGCAGCGGCCAACGGCCTGGTGGTGAGCTGGGTCGGACGCTGGTTCTATACGCTGCTGTCAGTGTCGCTGACCACTGGCGCCTTTACCTTGCTTTACGTGGCGGTGCCGAACCAGCGCGTTGACTGGCGCGATGCGATCTGGGGCGGCTTGCTGGCGGGTATTGCATTTGAAATCGCCAAGCGCGTGTTTGCCGCCTACATCCTCAAGTTCCCGACCTACACCATGGTCTACGGGGCACTGGCGGCCTTGCCGATTTTCCTGCTGTGGATCTACATGCTGTGGATGATCACCTTGATGGGGGCATTGCTGGCGGCCGCCTTGCCGGTGGTGAAGTACGAACGCTGGTGGCATGTGCCGTCGCCCGGCAGCGCTTTCGTCGACGCCATGGCGGTGCTGGGAGTCTTGCACCAGGCGCGCCTGCGCGGCAGTTCGGCGGCGGTCGATGCGGGGCAGATCCGGCGCGCCACCCGGCTCGGCTTCGATGAATCCGAAAGCCTGCTGCAGCAGATGGTGGAAGCCGGCTGGGTCGGCCGCGTGCAGACCGAGATGCCGGCGCGCAGCCAGTGGGGGCGCAAGGTGCGTATCAGCGTCGACGGCTGGATCCTGCTGGCCAATGCGGAAGTGCTGAAACTGGCCGATGTCTACCGCATGTTCGTCTGGAATCCGGCGGCCGGCAGAGCCATCGACAGCGGCCTCGATCAGTGTGTGGAAAGCGCCATCGAACACGGTCTTGAGCAGACCCTGGCGGCCCATTTCAGGCGTGAAGTGCTAACCAACCCGCACCTTGATGGTGCCGCCCTGCGGCAGTTTTGA
- a CDS encoding DUF2069 domain-containing protein codes for MTTKLKPDTATHPLPHAARQPRFFYLGAVASLLALIALGLAWELVLAPLRPGGSWMVLKVLPLLFPLRGVLKRDVYTMQWASMLILIYFTEGIVRATSDSNLLSTRLGWLEVALSTIFFLCTILYLRPYKKAAKEVAQQAIKKASQ; via the coding sequence ATGACCACCAAACTGAAACCCGACACGGCAACCCACCCCTTGCCGCACGCCGCCCGCCAGCCGCGTTTTTTTTATCTGGGCGCGGTAGCCAGCCTGCTGGCCCTGATCGCGCTGGGCCTGGCCTGGGAACTGGTGCTGGCGCCGCTGCGTCCCGGCGGTTCCTGGATGGTGCTGAAAGTCCTGCCCCTCCTGTTCCCCCTGCGCGGCGTCCTCAAGCGCGACGTCTACACCATGCAATGGGCCTCGATGCTGATCCTGATCTACTTCACAGAAGGCATAGTCCGCGCCACCAGCGACAGCAACCTGCTTAGCACAAGACTAGGGTGGCTCGAAGTTGCGCTGAGCACCATTTTCTTCCTGTGCACCATCCTGTATCTGCGGCCATATAAAAAGGCAGCCAAGGAAGTCGCGCAGCAAGCGATAAAAAAGGCGTCGCAATAA
- a CDS encoding MFS transporter: MSKSSQFSLLRQRRFAPFFWTQFFGAFNDNVFKTALLTILTYEALSWTSMDVNVLNNLIPGLFILPFVVFSATAGQLADKFEKSRLARYVKVLEIIIMSVAALGWMTHTLWLLVLAVVGMGVHSTIFGPVKYAYLPQQLRPNELVGGNGIIEMGTFVGILLGEVLGAVLVVHKPWGIELVAGGTVAIAILGWLFSRGIPLTPAAEPELKINWNPVTETMRNLSFSRKNRPVFLAMLANSWFWFYGAIILAQFPLYAKNYLHGDHSVFVLLLTVFSLGVGAGSLLCERLSGHKVEIGLVPFGAIGLSVFGLDLFLASLSYTNTSAVDMGSFVQQHGSWRILFDCVMIGLFGGLYIVPLFAVIQTRCDRQHLSRTIAGMNIMNALFMVVAALVALTLLSLGFTIPQIFLATAILNALVAVYIFTVVPEYLVRFVAWILIHTIHRVTTFNRDRIPDEGAAVLVCNHVSYVDAIVIMAASPRPIRFVMDHRIFKVPVLAWLFKTAKAIPIAPAKENPALMERAFDQIAAALADGDLVCIFPEGKLTSTGEMNEFRGGIKKIIDRTPVPVIPMALRGLWGSMWTRSGGNPFQRSFKRGPLSALQLAVGEPVAPGQATPEFLQQQVQALRGEWK; this comes from the coding sequence ATGTCCAAATCCAGTCAGTTTTCCTTGCTGCGCCAGCGCCGTTTCGCGCCGTTTTTCTGGACTCAGTTCTTCGGCGCCTTCAACGATAACGTCTTCAAGACCGCCTTGCTGACGATCCTGACCTACGAAGCGCTCAGCTGGACCAGCATGGACGTCAACGTGCTGAACAACCTGATCCCGGGTTTGTTCATCCTGCCTTTCGTGGTGTTTTCGGCGACTGCCGGCCAACTGGCCGACAAGTTCGAGAAATCGCGCCTGGCGCGCTACGTCAAGGTGCTGGAAATCATCATCATGTCGGTCGCCGCGCTCGGCTGGATGACGCATACCCTGTGGCTGCTGGTGCTGGCGGTGGTCGGCATGGGCGTGCATTCCACCATTTTCGGCCCGGTCAAATATGCTTACCTGCCGCAGCAGCTGCGTCCCAACGAACTGGTGGGCGGCAACGGCATTATCGAAATGGGCACCTTCGTCGGCATCCTGCTGGGCGAGGTCCTGGGCGCCGTGCTGGTGGTGCACAAGCCGTGGGGCATCGAACTGGTGGCCGGCGGCACGGTCGCCATCGCGATTCTCGGCTGGCTGTTCAGCCGCGGCATCCCGCTTACCCCGGCGGCCGAACCGGAACTGAAGATCAACTGGAATCCGGTCACCGAAACCATGCGCAACCTGAGTTTTTCGCGCAAGAACCGTCCGGTGTTCCTCGCCATGCTGGCCAATTCCTGGTTCTGGTTCTATGGCGCCATCATCCTGGCGCAATTTCCCCTGTATGCAAAAAACTATCTGCATGGCGACCATAGCGTCTTCGTGCTGCTGCTGACGGTGTTCTCGCTCGGCGTCGGCGCCGGTTCGCTGCTGTGCGAACGGCTGTCCGGCCATAAGGTGGAAATCGGCCTGGTGCCGTTCGGCGCTATCGGCCTGTCGGTGTTCGGCCTTGACCTGTTCCTGGCCAGCCTCAGCTACACCAACACCAGCGCAGTGGACATGGGCAGCTTCGTGCAGCAGCACGGCAGCTGGCGCATCCTGTTCGACTGCGTGATGATCGGCCTGTTCGGCGGCTTGTACATCGTGCCGCTGTTTGCGGTGATCCAGACCCGCTGCGACCGCCAGCATCTGTCGCGCACCATCGCCGGCATGAACATCATGAACGCCTTGTTCATGGTGGTGGCGGCGCTGGTGGCGTTGACCCTGCTCAGCCTGGGTTTCACCATCCCGCAGATTTTCCTGGCGACGGCGATCCTGAATGCGCTGGTGGCGGTTTACATCTTCACCGTGGTGCCGGAATACCTGGTGCGCTTCGTGGCCTGGATATTGATTCACACCATCCACCGCGTCACCACCTTCAACCGCGACCGCATTCCGGACGAAGGCGCGGCGGTGCTGGTGTGCAACCATGTCAGCTACGTCGATGCGATCGTGATCATGGCGGCCAGCCCGCGGCCGATCCGCTTTGTCATGGACCACCGCATCTTCAAGGTGCCGGTGCTGGCCTGGCTGTTCAAGACCGCCAAGGCAATCCCGATTGCCCCGGCCAAGGAAAATCCGGCATTGATGGAACGCGCTTTCGACCAGATCGCCGCGGCGCTGGCAGACGGCGACCTGGTCTGTATTTTCCCGGAAGGCAAGCTGACCAGCACCGGCGAAATGAACGAATTCCGCGGCGGCATCAAGAAAATCATCGACCGCACGCCGGTGCCGGTAATCCCGATGGCGCTGCGCGGCCTGTGGGGCAGCATGTGGACCCGCAGCGGCGGCAATCCGTTCCAGCGTTCGTTCAAGCGTGGTCCGCTGTCGGCGCTGCAGCTGGCGGTGGGCGAGCCGGTGGCGCCGGGCCAGGCCACGCCTGAGTTCCTGCAGCAGCAAGTGCAGGCTTTACGCGGCGAGTGGAAATAA
- a CDS encoding nucleoside hydrolase, with the protein MTKLKNTSNTLLDDAVSVQSARRRFLASGSKLLAGSLLLSTLPMQTTLAAATVAAPIPLIIDTDPGADDVIAILLALSARDRLDVKALTTVAGNVQLRYTARNARMVREWANRPDVPVYAGCSRPMLRTPIYAAEVHGAEGVTGVKIFEPKQPLAKGSAVQYLIETLLAAPPKSITIVTLGPQTNLAMALIENPEIRQGIKEIIMMGGAHFNGGNITPSAEFNVFADPHAADVIFKSGLPLTVIPLDVTHKMLTSPERIDRLRKIGNNAGKIAADILDAYVEHDIKEYGLPGGPVHDATTIGYLLKPEMFKGRMVNVEVDTREGPTFGATIVDYYHTTKKPENARWITEGDTQGFFDLLTVQLAKLP; encoded by the coding sequence ATGACGAAACTGAAAAATACCTCGAATACCTTGTTGGATGATGCCGTATCGGTGCAGTCCGCACGTCGCCGCTTCCTTGCCAGCGGCAGCAAGCTGCTGGCCGGCAGCCTTTTACTGAGTACCTTGCCTATGCAAACCACGCTAGCCGCCGCTACTGTAGCCGCCCCAATTCCTCTGATCATCGACACCGATCCCGGCGCCGATGATGTCATCGCCATCCTGCTGGCCTTGTCCGCACGCGACCGCCTGGACGTCAAGGCGCTCACCACGGTGGCCGGCAATGTCCAGCTGCGCTATACCGCACGCAATGCGCGTATGGTGCGCGAATGGGCCAATCGTCCGGACGTGCCGGTATATGCCGGCTGCTCGCGGCCGATGCTGCGCACGCCGATCTATGCCGCCGAAGTGCACGGGGCGGAAGGCGTCACCGGCGTCAAGATCTTCGAACCGAAACAGCCGCTGGCCAAGGGTTCGGCCGTGCAATACCTGATCGAGACGCTGCTGGCGGCGCCGCCAAAAAGCATCACTATCGTGACCTTGGGGCCGCAAACCAACCTGGCCATGGCGTTGATCGAAAATCCGGAGATCCGCCAGGGCATCAAGGAAATCATCATGATGGGCGGCGCCCATTTCAACGGCGGCAATATCACGCCGTCGGCTGAATTCAACGTCTTTGCCGATCCGCATGCGGCCGATGTGATCTTCAAGAGCGGCTTGCCGCTGACTGTGATTCCGCTGGATGTGACGCACAAGATGCTGACCAGCCCGGAGCGCATAGACCGGCTGCGCAAGATCGGCAACAACGCCGGCAAGATCGCGGCCGACATCCTGGACGCCTATGTCGAACATGACATCAAGGAATACGGCTTGCCGGGTGGCCCGGTGCATGACGCCACCACCATCGGCTACCTGCTCAAGCCCGAGATGTTCAAGGGCCGCATGGTCAACGTCGAAGTCGATACCCGCGAAGGGCCGACCTTCGGCGCCACCATCGTCGACTACTACCATACGACCAAGAAACCGGAGAATGCGCGCTGGATCACGGAAGGCGATACCCAGGGCTTCTTTGACCTGCTGACGGTGCAGCTGGCCAAATTGCCCTGA
- a CDS encoding alpha/beta fold hydrolase — translation MLLKTHFRGTEHDTYCYTGGKAFDPALPTAVFIHGGQNDHSVWILQTRYFAHHGFGVLAVDLPRHGRSQGPALATIEDLSDWLSCLLDAAGVSKAVLIGHSMGSLIALESAGRAKNSSRIAGIALVGAAYPMKVADALLDAANNDQQSAIDMVNIWSHSTMSPKPSAPGPGFYVQGASQRLMQRIASQSAARPTVFYTDFAACNAYANGETAAQAVTCPTLFLLGQRDVMTPAKAAAGLIGAIKQAKVVQVAACGHALMAEQPDAVLEQLFTFAKAATVAALAAGD, via the coding sequence ATGTTGCTGAAAACGCACTTCCGCGGCACTGAGCACGATACCTATTGCTACACCGGCGGCAAAGCCTTCGATCCGGCACTGCCGACCGCGGTATTTATCCACGGCGGCCAGAACGACCATTCCGTCTGGATCCTGCAAACCCGCTATTTCGCCCACCACGGCTTCGGCGTGCTGGCAGTGGATTTGCCGAGACACGGCCGCAGCCAGGGACCGGCGCTGGCCACCATTGAGGACTTGTCTGACTGGCTCTCCTGCCTGCTGGACGCCGCCGGGGTCAGCAAGGCGGTCCTGATCGGCCACAGCATGGGTTCGCTGATTGCGCTGGAAAGCGCCGGTCGCGCCAAGAATTCGAGCCGCATCGCCGGCATTGCGCTGGTCGGCGCCGCCTATCCGATGAAAGTCGCGGACGCGCTGCTGGATGCAGCCAACAACGACCAGCAGAGCGCGATCGACATGGTGAACATCTGGTCGCACTCCACCATGTCGCCCAAGCCGTCGGCGCCGGGACCGGGCTTTTACGTGCAAGGAGCCAGCCAACGCCTGATGCAGCGCATCGCTAGCCAGTCAGCTGCCAGGCCGACCGTGTTCTACACCGATTTTGCCGCCTGCAATGCCTATGCCAATGGCGAAACGGCGGCCCAGGCGGTCACTTGCCCTACCCTGTTCCTGCTCGGCCAGCGCGACGTCATGACGCCGGCCAAGGCCGCCGCCGGCCTGATCGGCGCCATCAAACAGGCCAAGGTGGTGCAGGTGGCAGCTTGCGGCCATGCCTTGATGGCGGAACAGCCGGACGCGGTGCTGGAGCAGTTATTCACCTTCGCGAAGGCAGCGACAGTTGCAGCGCTTGCCGCAGGAGACTAA